One stretch of Maylandia zebra isolate NMK-2024a linkage group LG13, Mzebra_GT3a, whole genome shotgun sequence DNA includes these proteins:
- the erlin1 gene encoding erlin-1: protein MTMPHVGAVFAAITGVMAIMLHSSIHKIEEGHLAVYYRGGALLTTPNGPGYHIMLPFITTYRAVQTTLQTDEIKNVPCGTSGGVMIYFDRIEVVNMLVPSAVVDIVRNYTADYDKTLIFNKIHHELNQFCSVHTLQEVYIELFDIIDENLKTALQKDLNVMAPGLTIQAVRVTKPKIPESIRRNFELMEAEKTRLLITAQTQKVVEKEAETERKKAIIEAQKVAQVAEIQFQQKVMEKETEKKISEIEDAAFLAREKAKADAEFYTAAKFAEANRLKLTPEYMELMKYQAIAANSKIYFGQDIPNMFVEGGNGPPKSPRSPSLPNAESDFFKVKPDGQ, encoded by the exons ATGACGATGCCGCATGTAGGGGCAGTATTTGCAGCAATAACAGGAGTGATGGCCATCATGTTGCACTCCTCTATTCACAAGATAGAAGAAGGACACCTCGCTGTGTACTACAG AGGTGGGGCATTGCTGACTACTCCCAATGGTCCTGGATATCACATTATGCTGCCTTTCATTACCACCTACAGAGCAGTGCAG actACACTCCAAACAGATGAGATCAAGAATGTGCCTTGTGGAACAAG tgGAGGTGTGATGATCTATTTTGACAGGATAGAAGTTGTGAACATGCTCGTCCCCTCAGCAG TGGTGGACATTGTGAGGAACTACACCGCAGATTACGACAAAACTCTAATTTTCAACAAAATTCACCATGAACTCAACCAGTTCTGCAGCGTGCACACACTACAGGAGGTTTACATTGAGTTGTTTG ACATCATAGATGAGAATCTGAAGACGGCATTACAGAAAGATCTGAATGTTATGGCACCTGGACTTACAATACAG GCAGTTCGTGTTACCAAACCAAAGATCCCTGAGTCTATCAGGAGGAACTTTGAACTTAT GGAAGCAGAAAAGACTCGTTTGCTAATAACAGCTCAGACTCAGAAGGTGGTGGAAAAGGAAGCTGAGACTGAAAGGAAGAAAGCCATTATTG AGGCTCAGAAAGTGGCTCAGGTGGCAGAGATCCAGTTCCAGCAGAAGGTGATGGAGAAGGAGACAGAGAAGAAGATCTCTGAAATAGAGG ATGCTGCCTTCCTGGCCAGAGAGAAAGCTAAGGCTGATGCAGAATTTTACACTGCTGCCAAGTTTGCTGAAGCAAACAGG CTGAAGTTGACACCTGAATACATGGAGCTGATGAAGTACCAGGCCATAGCAGCTAACAGTAAGATCTACTTTGGCCAGGACATCCCGAACATGTTTGTAGAGGGGGGCAACGGTCCACCAAAGTCTCCGCGCTCCCCTTCATTACCGAATGCTGAATCAGACTTCTTTAAAGTGAAGCCTGATGGACAGTGA
- the spef1 gene encoding sperm flagellar protein 1: MERELNEEELQDLFAWIDKIPLSRPKRHITRDFSDAVMAAEVVKYFFPKLVDLHNYVSANSTQQKLSNWNLLNRKVFSKLDFHVPEETLKKIAQSTTGAIVPVLSNLREKIDKKLEYTTNNILDMEYYDTRNQEKPHEEIQQTEIRLLTQLEELKKDEKNRQKNSKVERAVKFYSDMDPAFQQMLKEKEKAIMSLMETVEILQMKVNKLEHLVHLKDVRIQDLTQHLETYKARGNTH, translated from the exons ATGGAACGAGAACTGAACGAAGAGGAACTACAGGACCTGTTTGCGTGGATAGATAAGATACCGCTGTCCCGGCCCAAAAGACACATCACAAGAGACTTCAGCGACGCAG TGATGGCTGCTGAGGTGGTAAAATATTTCTTCCCCAAGCTTGTTGATCTGCACAACTATGTttctgcaaactccacacagcagAAGCTCAGCAACTGGAACCTGCTCAACAG GAAGGTATTTTCCAAGCTGGACTTCCATGTGCCTGAGGAGACACTGAAGAAAATTGCACAGAGCACCACAGGAGCAATAGTGCCTGTCCTGAGCAACCTCAGGGAGAAGATAGACAAGAAACTGGAGTACACCACCAACAACATACTG GATATGGAGTATTATGACACCAGGAACCAGGAGAAACCTCATGAAG aAATTCAACAGACTGAGATAAGACTTCTAACTCAGCTGGAGGAAttgaaaaaagatgaaaagaacagGCAAAAAAACAG TAAAGTGGAGCGTGCAGTAAAGTTTTATTCAGACATGGATCCTGCTTTCCAACAAAtgctgaaggaaaaagaaaaagcaattaTGTCTTTGATGGAGACTGTGGAG ATCCTCCAGATGAAAGTGAACAAGCTGGAACATCTGGTTCACTTGAAGGATGTCCGTATTCAAGATCTGACACAGCATCTGGAGACGTACAAAGCAAGAGGCAACACACACTGA
- the LOC101487089 gene encoding inhibitor of nuclear factor kappa-B kinase subunit alpha has protein sequence MERAALKQSQPCGSWERKERLGTGGFGHVYLYQHLESGEKIAVKLCRLELNSKNKDRWTREIQIMKKLNHVNVVQARDVPAELSSIAINDLPLLAMEYCSKGDLRKVLNKPENCCGLKESEVLALLSDIGSGIQYLHENKVIHRDLKPENIVLQEIDGKHVHKIIDLGYAKDLDQGSLCTSFVGTLQYLAPELFENKPYTVTVDYWSFGTVIFECTCGFRPFLHHMQPVQWTSKVKNKGPKDIMAVEDMNGEVRFSTHLPYPNNLSRPLLEPVESLLQMLLLWDPAMRGGGLDPGANKPYFYTALQNILNMKIIHVLDMTSAQLHSVVLGAEDSLHSLQLSLQMQTQSHIPPLSQELLLETGISLDPRRPLAHCLPDGLRGWDTFIVYLFDKSLTKYSGPLTARPLPDSVNFIVRETKTQLPLSALRKVWGEAVSYICGLKEDYNRLYQGQRAAMLSLLRFNTNLTRYKNMLFSQSQQLQAKLSFFKTSIQHDLEQYTKQSKAGISSEKMLKKWHENEEKADEFTKVADVGYLDEEIVALHSEIVELQRSPFARRQGDVMEQLEQKAIELYKQLKAKCKTSDPPHGYSDSSDMVKTILQTVQNQDRVLKDMYTHLSTILVCKQRIMDLFPKLEKALKNITTAETVVMQMQVSRQREFWYLLKIACAQSSSPSPSLTQPSTDSETVHHLLDENQRYLSQLTSLLQDATQEMEHSIMDQDWSWTQYGAMKVKPQTL, from the exons ATGGAGCGGGCTGCACTCAAACAGAGCCAGCCTTGTGGCTCTTGGGAGAGGAAGGAAAGACTTGGGACGGGAGGCTTTGGGCACGTCTACCTATACCAGCACCTT GAGTCAGGAGAGAAGATTGCTGTGAAACTTTGCAGACTGGAGCTGAACTCTAAGAACAAAGACCGCTGGACGAGAGAGATTCAGATCATGAAGAA GCTGAATCACGTGAACGTTGTTCAGGCCAGAGATGTTCCAGCAGAGTTGAGCTCCATTGCGATAAATGATCTACCACTGCTAGCCATGGAGTATTGCTCAAAAGGAGACCTACGCAAG GTGCTGAATAAACCAGAAAATTGTTGTGGCCTAAAGGAGAGTGAAGTCCTTGCACTGCTCAGTGACATTG GTTCTGGTATTCAATATCTCCATGAAAATAAGGTCATTCACAGAGACCTAAAGCCAGAGAACATAGTTTTGCAAGAGATTGATGGGAAG CACGTGCATAAAATCATTGATCTTGGTTATGCAAAAGACTTAGATCAGGGCAGTCTTTGTACATCCTTTGTTGGAACTCTCCAATATCTG GCCCCAGAGCTGTTTGAGAACAAGCCTTACACTGTAACGGTGGACTACTGGAGCTTTGGAACAGTAATCTTTGAATGCACTTGTGGCTTTCGCCCCTTTCTTCACCACATGCAGCCTGTACAATG GACAAGCAAAGTCAAGAACAAAGGTCCCAAAGACATCATGGCAGTAGAAGATATGAATGGAGAAGTCAGATTTTCTACACATCTTCCATATCCCAACAATCTCAGCAG GCCGCTGCTGGAACCAGTCGAGTCTCTTCTCCAAATGTTGTTATTGTGGGACCCTGCGATGCGTGGTGGCGGCCTGGATCCTGGCGCAAACAAGCCGTACTTCTACACAGCTCTGCAGAATATTCTCAACATGAAG ATCATTCATGTGTTGGATATGACCTCAGCCCAGCTGCATTCAGTGGTTTTGGGTGCTGAGGATAGTTTACACTCCCTGCAGCTTAGCCTGCAGATGCAGACTCAGAGTCACATCCCCCCGCTGAGTCAGGAGCTGCTGTTGGAGACGGGAATCTCCCTTGACCCTCGAAGACCGCTCGCGCACTGTCTGCCAGATGGACTG CGTGGCTGGGACACCTTTATAGTCTACCTGTTTGATAAGAGCCTAACCAAGTACTCTGGACCGCTGACTGCCAGACCTTTGCCAGACAGTGTCAACTTTATTG TGAGGGAGACTAAGACACAGCTGCCACTGTCTGCTCTTAGAAAGGTGTGGGGTGAAGCGGTCAGCTACATCTGTGGACTGAAAGAGGATTACAATCGCCTATACCAAGGGCAGAGGGCTGCTAT GCTGAGTTTGCTACGCTTCAACACCAACTTAACGCGCTACAAGAACATGCTGTTCTCCCAGTCGCAGCAGCTCCAAGCCAAACTGTCTTTCTTTAAGACGAGCATCCAGCATGACCTTGAGCAGTACACCAAGCAGAGCAAGGCTGGGATCT CTTCGGAAAAAATGCTGAAGAAATGGCATGAAAATGAAGAGAAAGCTGATGAATTTACAAAG gttGCAGATGTGGGGTATCTGGATGAAGAGATAGTGGCTCTACATTCGGAGATTGTGGAGCTCCAAAGGAGTCCTTTTGCTAGGAGACAAGGGGATGTGATGGAGCAGCT TGAGCAAAAGGCTATTGAACTCTACAAGCAACTTAAGGCTAAATGCAAAA CCTCTGACCCTCCACATGGCTACAGTGACAGTTCAGACATGGTAAAGACCATTCTTCAGACAGTTCAGAACCAGGACAGAGTGCTGAAAGACATGTACACCCACCTGAG cACAATTCTGGTGTGTAAGCAGCGCATCATGGATTTGTTCCCTAAACTGGAGAAGGcgttaaaaaacataacaaCTGCAGAAACAGTAGTGATGCAGATGCAAGTGTCGAGACAGAGAGAGTTCTGGTACCTTCTCAAGATTGCCTGT GCCCAGAGCAGTTCTCCATCTCCTTCACTTACACAGCCTTCCACTGACAG tgaaaCAGTTCATCATTTACTTGATGAAAATCAACGTTATCTGAGTCAGCTAACGTCTTTGCTGCAAGACGCCACCCAAGAGATGGAGCACAGTATTATG GATCAGGATTGGAGCTGGACTCAGTATGGAGCAATGAAAGTGAAGCCTCAGACGCTCTAG